One genomic segment of Eriocheir sinensis breed Jianghai 21 chromosome 66, ASM2467909v1, whole genome shotgun sequence includes these proteins:
- the LOC126987769 gene encoding troponin C-like isoform X2, translating into MKKVFAMFDQGKTGFVECSKFVNILNTLGQAFDEDELKTRIAENDPNKEGKVDFDKFCAIVMPFLEEDDDEAMHEELKEAFRLYDKGGDGYITTQTLKEILRELDNKLSEEDLDGIIEEIDEDGSGTVDFDEFMEMMTGE; encoded by the exons ATGAAGAAGGTGTTCGCGATGTTCGACCAAGGCAAGACGGGCTTCGTGGAGTGCAGCAAGTTCGTCAACATCCTCAACACACTCGGCCAGGCCTTCGACGAGGATGAACTCAAGACCAGAATCGCGGAGAATGACCCAAATA AGGAAGGCAAGGTGGACTTCGATAAATTCTGCGCCATCGTCATGCCCTTcctggaggaggacgacgacgaggcgatGCACGAGGAGCTCAAGGAGGCCTTCAGACTGTACGACaagggag gCGACGGCTACATCACGACGCAGACGCTGAAGGAGATCCTGAGGGAGCTGGACAACAAGCTCTCGGAGGAGGACCTGGACGGCATCATTGAGGAGATCGACGAGGACGGCTCCGGGACGGTCGACTTCGATG AGTTCATGGAGATGATGACCGGCGAGTGA
- the LOC126987769 gene encoding troponin C, isotype gamma-like isoform X1, with amino-acid sequence MDEEQIATMKKVFAMFDQGKTGFVECSKFVNILNTLGQAFDEDELKTRIAENDPNKEGKVDFDKFCAIVMPFLEEDDDEAMHEELKEAFRLYDKGGDGYITTQTLKEILRELDNKLSEEDLDGIIEEIDEDGSGTVDFDEFMEMMTGE; translated from the exons ATGGATGAGGAGCAGATCGCCA CGATGAAGAAGGTGTTCGCGATGTTCGACCAAGGCAAGACGGGCTTCGTGGAGTGCAGCAAGTTCGTCAACATCCTCAACACACTCGGCCAGGCCTTCGACGAGGATGAACTCAAGACCAGAATCGCGGAGAATGACCCAAATA AGGAAGGCAAGGTGGACTTCGATAAATTCTGCGCCATCGTCATGCCCTTcctggaggaggacgacgacgaggcgatGCACGAGGAGCTCAAGGAGGCCTTCAGACTGTACGACaagggag gCGACGGCTACATCACGACGCAGACGCTGAAGGAGATCCTGAGGGAGCTGGACAACAAGCTCTCGGAGGAGGACCTGGACGGCATCATTGAGGAGATCGACGAGGACGGCTCCGGGACGGTCGACTTCGATG AGTTCATGGAGATGATGACCGGCGAGTGA